One window of the Natrinema sp. CBA1119 genome contains the following:
- a CDS encoding SHOCT domain-containing protein: MATETNDTRLVTIVLITLGALVVLPTVFMGFGPMMGFGPMMGGMWGHGAWGDGTAPGWMSLVAVLLQLLFVAAIIGGGYLLYRAIAGSDDSDRALEELRLTYARGEVSDEEYEQRRDALERDG, from the coding sequence ATGGCAACAGAGACGAACGATACGAGACTCGTCACGATCGTCCTCATTACCCTCGGTGCCCTCGTGGTTCTGCCGACGGTCTTCATGGGGTTCGGCCCGATGATGGGGTTCGGCCCGATGATGGGCGGAATGTGGGGACACGGAGCGTGGGGTGACGGAACGGCACCCGGCTGGATGTCGCTCGTCGCCGTCCTGCTCCAACTCCTGTTCGTCGCCGCCATCATCGGTGGCGGATACCTCCTCTATCGTGCGATTGCCGGGTCGGACGACTCCGATCGGGCGCTCGAGGAGCTTCGCCTCACGTACGCTCGTGGCGAAGTGAGCGACGAGGAGTACGAACAGCGGCGAGACGCGCTCGAGCGGGACGGGTGA
- a CDS encoding TATA-box-binding protein codes for MTDPKDTINIENVVASTGIGQELDLQSVAMDLEGADYDPEQFPGLVYRTQNPKSAALIFRSGKIVCTGAKSTDDVHESLRIVFDKLRELQIQVNEDPEIVVQNIVTSADLGRNLNLNAIAIGLGLENIEYEPEQFPGLVYRLDDPEVVALLFGSGKLVITGGKKPVDAEHAVDKIVSRLEDLGLLE; via the coding sequence ATGACGGATCCGAAGGACACCATCAACATCGAAAACGTGGTGGCGTCGACCGGCATCGGGCAGGAACTCGACCTCCAGAGCGTCGCGATGGACCTCGAGGGGGCCGACTACGACCCCGAGCAGTTCCCCGGTCTCGTCTACCGAACCCAGAATCCCAAATCCGCCGCCCTGATCTTCCGATCGGGAAAGATCGTCTGTACCGGCGCGAAAAGCACCGACGACGTCCACGAGAGCCTGCGCATCGTCTTCGACAAGCTCCGTGAACTCCAGATCCAGGTCAACGAAGACCCCGAGATCGTCGTCCAGAACATCGTCACCTCGGCGGATCTGGGCCGGAACCTCAACCTGAACGCGATCGCCATCGGGCTGGGCCTCGAGAACATCGAGTACGAGCCCGAGCAGTTCCCCGGTCTCGTCTACCGACTCGACGACCCCGAGGTCGTCGCCCTGCTCTTTGGCTCCGGGAAGCTCGTCATCACCGGCGGGAAAAAGCCCGTCGACGCCGAACACGCGGTCGACAAGATCGTCTCCCGGCTCGAGGACCTCGGCCTGCTCGAGTAA
- the merB gene encoding organomercurial lyase, whose product MGDDPCPCDSATDGQADEPESTSDRWIPETPVLEAPLPSDVRAALGRLLGEEAIETLAEWCTEIRRRTGGGPIAVDDLCHTGEETAHRGETDGKRYYFRCFYDAVILSALAETPVAIRTESPGGAVIEARAVGTTELTVTPETAVFSVGVDETVALPPDDGPSHSTIYAAVCPYVRAFPDLEAYERWATTVPAATVAMPLAGATELAAELVA is encoded by the coding sequence ATGGGAGACGATCCGTGCCCCTGCGACAGCGCCACCGACGGACAGGCGGACGAACCCGAATCGACTTCCGATCGGTGGATACCGGAGACACCGGTTCTCGAGGCACCGCTCCCGAGCGATGTCCGGGCTGCGTTAGGTCGGCTCCTCGGCGAGGAGGCGATCGAAACGCTGGCCGAGTGGTGCACCGAGATCCGTCGCCGAACCGGCGGCGGACCGATCGCAGTCGACGACCTGTGCCACACCGGCGAGGAGACGGCGCACCGGGGCGAGACGGACGGGAAGCGCTACTATTTCCGGTGTTTCTACGACGCCGTGATTCTGTCGGCGCTCGCGGAGACACCGGTCGCGATTCGAACCGAAAGCCCGGGCGGAGCGGTAATCGAAGCGCGCGCTGTGGGGACGACTGAGCTCACAGTCACCCCCGAAACGGCGGTGTTTTCCGTCGGTGTCGACGAAACCGTGGCGCTGCCGCCGGACGACGGACCGTCGCATTCGACTATCTACGCCGCGGTCTGTCCATACGTCAGGGCGTTTCCGGATCTCGAGGCGTACGAACGGTGGGCGACGACCGTTCCGGCGGCGACCGTCGCGATGCCGCTCGCGGGTGCCACGGAACTGGCGGCCGAACTCGTCGCGTGA
- a CDS encoding heavy-metal-associated domain-containing protein: MSQTITVEGMSCEHCEQTVGDALEDVAGVESVDVDREAERATVEGDVDTQVLVSAVDDAGYDATA, translated from the coding sequence ATGAGTCAGACCATTACCGTCGAAGGAATGTCCTGCGAACACTGCGAGCAGACCGTCGGAGACGCGCTCGAGGATGTAGCGGGCGTCGAGTCGGTCGACGTCGATCGTGAGGCGGAACGGGCCACCGTCGAGGGGGATGTGGACACCCAGGTACTCGTCAGCGCGGTCGACGACGCCGGCTACGACGCAACGGCGTAG
- a CDS encoding ABC transporter permease subunit gives MTVSWRDVARKDFEDAARSRLLWGLVFVFVAFLVMSLLSAEQLFPEPVTVGAAMALSGVAMLAQLFVPGIALVAGYMSVVGERRSGSLRVLLSYPFSRGDVVAGKLAGRLLVTGTALTIGFAVASVLVVALYGVPDVATFAGFVATGVLLGLTFTALAVGGSAAASTQGRARTLTIGSFVGMVFFWKPVIVGIHYAATGSLPGIRAETWYFVLKRLNPLEAYRVLTGAVLDERVDAVPEFPLEDVPATASAETLELSNRIAGEVPFYLADWFSVVVLLAWGLVPVVVGYWRFEDADLG, from the coding sequence GTGACAGTCTCCTGGCGAGACGTCGCCCGGAAGGACTTCGAGGACGCCGCGCGCTCGAGGCTGCTCTGGGGGCTCGTCTTCGTCTTCGTCGCGTTCCTGGTGATGTCGCTGCTCTCGGCTGAACAGCTCTTCCCGGAGCCCGTGACCGTCGGCGCCGCGATGGCCCTTTCGGGCGTCGCGATGCTCGCGCAACTGTTCGTCCCGGGCATCGCGCTGGTCGCCGGCTACATGTCCGTGGTCGGCGAGCGCCGGTCCGGGAGCCTGCGAGTGCTGCTGAGCTATCCGTTCTCCAGGGGCGACGTGGTCGCCGGCAAACTCGCCGGCCGACTGCTCGTTACCGGGACGGCGCTGACTATCGGATTCGCCGTGGCCAGCGTCCTCGTCGTGGCGCTGTACGGCGTCCCCGACGTCGCGACGTTCGCCGGGTTCGTGGCCACCGGCGTCCTGCTCGGGCTGACGTTCACGGCCCTCGCAGTCGGCGGGTCGGCCGCCGCGTCGACCCAGGGACGAGCGCGGACGCTCACCATCGGATCGTTCGTGGGAATGGTGTTCTTCTGGAAACCGGTGATCGTCGGGATACACTACGCGGCTACCGGTTCACTGCCGGGGATTCGGGCCGAGACCTGGTACTTCGTCCTCAAGCGACTCAACCCGCTCGAGGCGTATCGCGTCCTCACCGGTGCCGTCCTCGACGAGCGGGTGGACGCGGTCCCCGAGTTCCCGCTCGAGGACGTCCCGGCTACCGCGTCAGCCGAGACGCTCGAACTCTCGAACCGGATCGCGGGCGAGGTTCCGTTCTACCTCGCCGACTGGTTCTCGGTCGTCGTGTTGCTCGCGTGGGGACTCGTTCCCGTCGTCGTGGGCTACTGGCGGTTCGAGGACGCGGACCTCGGGTGA
- a CDS encoding heavy metal translocating P-type ATPase yields MSTRTAHLDIRGMSCANCSQTIGDALESLDGVSEANANYATDDATVEYDPEEVSLAEIYEAIETAGYSAERASRSIGITDMSCANCAETNESALEDVPGVIDADVNYATDEATVEYNPDDVSLSDLYGAIEEAGYAPVRDEGDEESAGERRDAARQAELRKQRRLTIFGAVLSAPFLLFLADKFLLGGTLIPETVFGIDFGWLEFLLATPVQLVLGRPFYVNSYNALVKNRRANMDVLIALGSSTAYVYSLVVLLGLLAGSMYFDTAALILVFITLGNYLEARSKGQAGEALRKLLEMEAETATLVDDDGNEEEVPLEDVAVGDRMKVRPGEKVPTDGVVVDGQSAVDESMVTGESVPVEKEAGDEVIGSTINENGVLTVEATKVGEDTALQGIVQTVKEAQSRQPEIQNLADRISAYFVPAVILNAIFWGLVWFLFPETLSGVVGALPLWGLVGGGPAALSTFEFAVVVFASAVLIACPCALGLATPAATMVGSTLGAQNGVLFKGGDILERAKDVDTVVFDKTGTLTTGEMTLTDVVALEDGETEAAADGGEPAADGGALATRAGLNQNEVLRLAASAERNSEHPLAQAIVEGAEERDLELADPDAFENVPGQGVRATVADREVLVGNRRLLEGEGVDPSPAEAAMERLEDEGKTAMLVAVDGAVAGVVADADTVKESSAEAVAALRERGLDVMLITGDNERTARAVAERVGIDPDNVRAGVLPEDKADALEDIQSTDRKAMMVGDGVNDAPALAVAHVGTAIGSGTDVAIEAADVTLMRDDPLDVVKAIRISEATLQKIKQNLVWALGYNTAMIPLASLGLLQPVLAAGAMALSSVSVLSNSLLFRRYTPDHDYELFGRLRR; encoded by the coding sequence ATGAGTACTCGGACCGCACACCTGGACATTCGGGGCATGAGCTGTGCGAACTGTTCACAGACGATCGGCGATGCCTTGGAGTCCCTCGACGGCGTGAGCGAGGCGAACGCCAACTACGCGACCGACGACGCCACCGTCGAGTACGACCCCGAGGAGGTATCGCTCGCCGAGATTTACGAGGCCATCGAGACGGCCGGCTATAGTGCCGAGCGCGCAAGCCGGTCGATCGGGATCACGGACATGTCCTGTGCGAACTGCGCCGAAACGAACGAGTCGGCGCTCGAGGACGTTCCCGGCGTCATCGACGCCGACGTGAACTACGCGACCGACGAGGCGACGGTCGAATACAATCCCGACGACGTCTCGCTTTCCGACCTCTACGGGGCGATCGAGGAGGCCGGCTACGCGCCCGTCCGCGATGAGGGCGACGAGGAGTCGGCGGGGGAGCGCCGCGACGCGGCCCGACAGGCGGAGCTGCGAAAACAGCGCCGCCTGACGATTTTCGGTGCCGTTCTCTCGGCCCCGTTCCTGCTCTTCCTCGCCGACAAGTTCCTCCTCGGTGGGACGCTCATACCGGAAACCGTCTTCGGAATCGACTTTGGCTGGCTCGAGTTCCTGCTCGCGACGCCGGTCCAGCTCGTGCTGGGCCGCCCGTTCTACGTCAACTCTTACAACGCGCTCGTGAAGAACCGGCGCGCCAACATGGACGTGCTGATCGCGCTGGGCTCGTCGACGGCGTACGTCTACAGCCTCGTCGTCCTGTTGGGACTGCTGGCCGGTAGCATGTACTTCGACACCGCCGCGTTGATCCTCGTCTTCATCACGCTGGGTAACTACCTCGAGGCCCGTTCGAAGGGTCAGGCCGGCGAGGCCCTGCGGAAGCTGCTCGAGATGGAGGCCGAGACGGCCACGCTGGTCGACGACGACGGGAACGAGGAAGAGGTGCCCCTCGAGGACGTCGCGGTCGGCGACCGAATGAAGGTCCGGCCGGGCGAGAAGGTACCGACCGACGGAGTGGTCGTCGACGGCCAGTCCGCGGTCGACGAGTCGATGGTGACCGGTGAGTCCGTCCCCGTCGAAAAGGAAGCGGGCGACGAAGTGATCGGCTCGACGATCAACGAGAACGGCGTGTTGACCGTCGAGGCGACCAAGGTCGGCGAGGACACGGCTCTGCAGGGGATCGTCCAGACCGTCAAAGAGGCACAATCGCGACAGCCCGAAATCCAGAACCTCGCGGACCGCATTTCGGCGTACTTCGTCCCCGCGGTCATCCTCAACGCGATCTTCTGGGGGCTGGTCTGGTTCCTCTTCCCCGAGACGCTCTCCGGCGTCGTGGGTGCGCTCCCCCTGTGGGGACTGGTCGGCGGCGGCCCGGCCGCGCTGTCGACGTTCGAGTTCGCGGTCGTCGTCTTCGCCTCCGCGGTGCTGATCGCCTGTCCCTGCGCACTCGGACTGGCGACGCCCGCGGCGACGATGGTCGGCTCCACGCTGGGTGCCCAAAACGGCGTCCTGTTCAAGGGCGGCGATATCTTAGAGCGCGCGAAGGACGTCGACACCGTCGTCTTCGACAAGACCGGCACCCTGACGACCGGCGAGATGACGCTGACCGATGTCGTCGCGCTCGAGGACGGGGAGACGGAAGCGGCCGCTGACGGCGGCGAGCCAGCCGCCGACGGCGGGGCGCTCGCGACTCGAGCAGGGCTCAATCAGAATGAGGTGCTTCGGCTCGCGGCCAGCGCCGAGCGCAACAGCGAACACCCGCTCGCGCAGGCCATCGTCGAGGGGGCCGAGGAGCGCGACCTCGAGCTAGCCGACCCCGACGCGTTCGAGAACGTCCCCGGACAGGGTGTCCGGGCGACCGTCGCCGACCGCGAGGTGCTGGTCGGCAACCGGCGACTGCTCGAGGGCGAGGGAGTCGATCCGTCGCCCGCTGAAGCGGCGATGGAACGGCTCGAGGACGAGGGCAAGACCGCGATGCTGGTCGCGGTCGACGGCGCGGTCGCGGGCGTGGTCGCGGACGCCGACACGGTCAAAGAGAGTTCGGCCGAGGCGGTCGCTGCGCTGCGAGAGCGCGGGCTGGACGTGATGTTGATCACCGGCGACAACGAGCGGACGGCCCGCGCCGTCGCCGAGCGGGTCGGAATCGACCCCGACAACGTCCGGGCGGGGGTCCTGCCGGAGGACAAGGCCGACGCCCTCGAGGACATCCAGTCGACGGATCGCAAGGCGATGATGGTCGGTGACGGCGTCAACGACGCGCCGGCGCTCGCGGTCGCCCACGTCGGGACGGCGATCGGTTCGGGGACGGACGTGGCCATCGAGGCTGCGGATGTGACGCTGATGCGCGACGATCCGCTGGACGTGGTGAAGGCGATCCGGATCTCGGAGGCCACCCTCCAGAAGATCAAGCAGAACCTCGTCTGGGCGCTGGGCTACAACACCGCGATGATCCCGCTGGCCTCGCTGGGGCTGCTCCAGCCCGTCCTCGCGGCCGGCGCGATGGCGCTGTCCTCGGTGTCGGTCCTCTCGAACAGCCTGCTCTTCCGTCGGTACACGCCGGATCACGACTACGAACTGTTCGGGCGACTTCGGCGCTGA
- the hisG gene encoding ATP phosphoribosyltransferase, with the protein MRIAVPNKGRLHEPTIDLLERAGLHLENGADRKLYADTVDPDVTVLFARAADIPEYVSDGAADLGITGFDQVQEARVDNVSELLDLEFGRCRLVLAAPEDGDIERLEDLAGKTVATEFPNITEDFFADTGVEPDIVEVSGATELTPHVEMADAIVDITSTGTTLKMNRLAIVDEVLSSSVRLFGRDDVLDEPKIDEVRTALSSVKQAEGKRYLMMNVPRDRLEDVRDVIPGLGGPTIMDIADENDDEATVAVHAVVDERNVFETITEVKNAGASGILVTEIERLVE; encoded by the coding sequence ATGCGAATCGCCGTTCCCAACAAGGGCCGCCTGCACGAGCCGACGATCGACCTCTTAGAGCGGGCGGGGCTCCATCTCGAGAACGGAGCGGACCGAAAGCTCTACGCGGACACCGTCGACCCCGACGTGACCGTATTATTCGCTCGTGCGGCCGATATCCCGGAGTACGTCTCCGACGGCGCGGCCGATCTGGGTATCACGGGCTTCGATCAGGTGCAGGAGGCGCGCGTAGACAACGTCTCGGAGCTGCTCGATCTCGAGTTCGGGCGCTGCCGACTCGTCCTCGCGGCTCCCGAGGACGGCGATATCGAGCGACTCGAGGATCTGGCGGGCAAAACGGTCGCCACCGAGTTTCCGAACATCACCGAGGACTTCTTCGCCGATACCGGCGTCGAACCGGATATCGTCGAGGTGTCGGGCGCGACGGAACTCACGCCCCACGTCGAGATGGCCGACGCCATCGTCGACATCACGAGTACCGGAACGACGCTGAAGATGAACCGGCTGGCTATCGTCGACGAGGTGCTCTCGAGTTCCGTCCGGCTGTTCGGTCGCGACGACGTACTCGACGAACCCAAGATCGACGAGGTCAGGACCGCTCTCTCCTCGGTCAAGCAGGCCGAGGGCAAACGGTACCTGATGATGAACGTGCCTCGAGACCGACTCGAGGACGTCCGCGACGTCATCCCGGGGCTGGGCGGGCCGACGATCATGGACATCGCCGACGAAAACGACGATGAGGCGACCGTTGCTGTCCACGCCGTCGTCGACGAGCGAAACGTCTTCGAGACGATCACCGAGGTCAAAAACGCCGGCGCGAGCGGTATTTTGGTGACCGAGATCGAGCGACTGGTCGAGTAG
- a CDS encoding DUF4382 domain-containing protein has translation MNRQAVQLILVAALVAIAGCAGGMGGTPESDSPTDDSSTTDSSDGGMGTAAFYVSDDPSVIDDFQHLNVTITKVGFKRTGDLSDGDSNETDRSGNETDGDDGNESDDGSESTNETATETDDSNESTNETDGETDDDASDEHWVEHDVDNRTVDLTELKGANASMIDEFELPAGDYEKVFIYVSDTEGILTDGSETKVKLPSNRLQINSKFTIGDGERVDFVYDIAPHKAGNSGKYILKPVISQSGTGDDVEIRDIDTEKDDGEDGDKQRGNGNDGEKQAEAA, from the coding sequence GTGAACAGACAAGCGGTCCAACTGATACTCGTGGCAGCCCTCGTCGCCATCGCCGGCTGTGCCGGCGGGATGGGTGGCACTCCAGAAAGCGATTCGCCGACCGACGACTCGTCCACCACGGACTCGAGCGATGGCGGGATGGGGACGGCCGCGTTCTACGTCAGCGACGACCCAAGCGTGATCGACGATTTCCAGCATCTCAACGTGACGATTACGAAGGTCGGATTTAAGCGAACCGGCGATCTGAGTGACGGCGACTCGAACGAGACCGACAGGAGCGGGAACGAAACTGACGGAGACGACGGGAACGAGTCCGACGATGGCTCCGAGTCGACGAACGAAACGGCGACTGAGACGGACGATAGCAACGAGTCGACGAACGAAACAGACGGCGAGACGGACGACGACGCGTCCGACGAGCACTGGGTCGAGCACGACGTCGACAATCGGACGGTCGATCTCACCGAGCTGAAGGGCGCGAACGCGTCCATGATCGACGAGTTCGAGTTGCCGGCCGGCGACTACGAGAAAGTCTTCATCTACGTCAGCGACACCGAGGGAATCCTGACCGACGGGAGCGAGACGAAAGTGAAACTGCCGAGTAACAGGCTCCAGATCAACTCGAAATTTACCATCGGGGACGGCGAGCGGGTCGACTTCGTCTACGACATTGCACCCCACAAGGCCGGTAACAGCGGGAAATACATCCTCAAGCCGGTGATCAGTCAGAGCGGCACCGGTGACGATGTCGAAATTCGCGACATCGACACGGAGAAAGACGACGGCGAGGACGGCGACAAACAGCGCGGCAACGGGAACGACGGCGAGAAGCAGGCCGAAGCGGCGTAA
- a CDS encoding stage II sporulation protein M — MNERTQRERDRSTGGYPPREALADAWDEHSRYVGFAAGLFAIGILIGIALMAAGYNLLEIIEEMVGEPLFPDIGGQSRTELARFLLVNNTRAFLLSILGALTLGLLTAWAMVFNGIIVGNLGAFIASNDGIGFILVGLLPHGIFELPALFIGAGVGFRLLYRVGQRLRGSRDAILTKRYFYRTGLLVLAGWLLLVVAAVVEAFVTPALLEALFAA, encoded by the coding sequence ATGAACGAACGAACCCAGCGCGAGCGTGACCGCTCCACCGGTGGCTATCCACCGCGCGAGGCGCTCGCGGACGCGTGGGACGAGCATAGCCGCTACGTTGGCTTCGCCGCTGGCCTGTTCGCGATCGGGATCCTCATCGGGATCGCGCTGATGGCAGCCGGCTACAACCTGCTCGAGATCATCGAAGAGATGGTTGGGGAGCCGCTCTTCCCGGATATCGGCGGGCAGAGCAGAACCGAACTCGCGCGCTTCTTGCTCGTGAACAACACGCGGGCGTTCCTGCTCTCGATCCTCGGCGCGCTTACGCTCGGTCTCCTGACGGCCTGGGCGATGGTGTTCAACGGAATCATTGTCGGGAATCTCGGCGCGTTCATCGCCAGCAACGACGGCATCGGCTTCATCCTCGTCGGCCTCCTTCCACACGGAATCTTCGAACTCCCCGCGCTCTTCATCGGCGCCGGCGTCGGCTTCCGACTACTATACCGGGTCGGCCAGCGGCTTCGCGGATCGCGCGACGCGATCCTCACGAAACGCTACTTCTACCGGACCGGGCTCCTCGTTCTCGCGGGCTGGCTGTTACTCGTCGTCGCCGCCGTCGTCGAGGCCTTCGTCACGCCCGCGCTGCTCGAGGCGCTGTTCGCTGCCTGA
- a CDS encoding ABC transporter ATP-binding protein — translation MPAIQTDNLTKRFGDDVVAVDGLDLRVAEGDVFGFLGPNGAGKSTTIDMLLDYVRPTEGTATVLGMDVREESETLRERIGVLPEGMSLYDRLTGRRHLEFAIEWADADDDPDAILDRVGLDERDATRSVGDYSKGMQQRLALGMALVGDPDLLVLDEPSSGLDPHGIRRMRELVREEAADGTTVFFSSHVLGQVEAVCDRVGILSAGELVAVDTVEGLRRTVGAGSELRLRVTGDIDVTITDIEGVDSVRLADGLLRVACSDSRAKARVVTRLTNAGVDILDIDSEEASLEDVFTAYTTDGDGTESPVNDPAVVTEVVP, via the coding sequence ATGCCTGCGATTCAGACAGATAACCTCACCAAGCGCTTCGGCGACGACGTCGTCGCCGTCGACGGCCTCGATCTGCGCGTCGCGGAGGGAGACGTGTTCGGCTTCCTCGGGCCGAACGGGGCCGGGAAGTCGACGACCATCGACATGCTGCTGGACTACGTGCGCCCGACCGAGGGAACCGCGACGGTACTCGGCATGGACGTCCGCGAGGAGTCGGAGACGCTTCGCGAGCGAATCGGCGTGCTTCCGGAGGGAATGAGTCTCTATGACCGCCTGACTGGCCGCCGACACCTCGAGTTCGCGATCGAGTGGGCGGACGCCGACGACGATCCCGACGCGATACTGGACCGCGTCGGACTGGACGAACGCGACGCCACCCGGTCGGTCGGCGACTACTCGAAGGGGATGCAACAGCGCCTCGCGCTGGGGATGGCACTGGTCGGCGATCCCGACCTGCTCGTCCTCGACGAGCCCTCTTCGGGGCTCGATCCGCACGGGATTCGTCGGATGCGGGAACTGGTCCGCGAGGAGGCCGCAGACGGGACGACGGTGTTCTTCTCGAGCCACGTTCTCGGCCAGGTCGAGGCGGTCTGTGACCGCGTCGGCATCCTGTCGGCGGGCGAGTTAGTGGCCGTCGATACCGTCGAGGGACTGCGGAGAACCGTCGGTGCCGGCTCGGAACTGCGCCTGCGCGTGACCGGCGACATCGACGTCACTATCACCGATATCGAGGGGGTCGATTCGGTTCGGCTGGCGGACGGTCTCCTCCGGGTCGCGTGTTCGGATTCGCGTGCGAAAGCGCGGGTCGTGACCCGACTGACGAACGCCGGCGTCGATATCCTCGACATCGACTCCGAGGAAGCGTCCCTCGAGGACGTGTTCACGGCGTACACGACGGACGGCGACGGTACCGAATCACCGGTGAATGACCCCGCCGTCGTCACGGAGGTGGTACCGTGA
- a CDS encoding AsnC family transcriptional regulator, with translation MRDLDETDMEILRLLGEDARRPYSEIAEAVDLSGPAVSDRVERLEEAGVIEGFTVDVDQSQLRAGIPVFVQATVPAADVDDCKATIADADAVEHVFVTADGECWFYARAQVRQVREWLQGLLPDADGVDYDVTLVDDAEWTPSLEGTAFALTCAECGNTVDSEGESTRIDGEVYHFCCPSCASRFRGRYDRLEEGV, from the coding sequence ATGCGCGACCTCGACGAGACCGACATGGAGATCCTGCGGCTACTGGGTGAAGACGCTCGGCGACCGTACAGCGAAATCGCCGAGGCGGTGGACCTCTCCGGGCCGGCCGTCTCCGACCGCGTCGAGCGACTCGAGGAGGCGGGCGTCATCGAGGGATTCACCGTCGACGTGGATCAGTCACAGCTCCGAGCCGGAATCCCCGTGTTCGTGCAGGCGACCGTTCCCGCGGCCGACGTCGACGACTGCAAAGCGACCATCGCGGACGCCGACGCCGTTGAGCACGTGTTCGTCACCGCCGACGGCGAGTGCTGGTTCTACGCTCGTGCGCAGGTGCGACAGGTCCGCGAGTGGCTTCAGGGGCTCCTCCCCGACGCGGACGGCGTCGACTACGACGTCACGCTGGTGGACGACGCGGAGTGGACCCCTTCCCTCGAGGGAACGGCGTTTGCACTCACCTGCGCGGAGTGTGGGAACACCGTCGACAGCGAGGGGGAGTCGACCCGGATCGACGGCGAGGTGTACCACTTCTGCTGTCCCTCCTGTGCGAGCCGGTTCCGAGGGCGGTACGACCGGCTCGAGGAGGGCGTCTGA
- a CDS encoding helix-turn-helix domain-containing protein gives MREARVRISDPAFDRMGIAELVSLSREAGVLGFEELACHGTGAIVQVAVETPIDADRLSDLEYVDWWERITDSESDHRYVIAFTAPELPESLTERADDLVGTCEPDVTDRGATLSLVGSQETISGTVDEYETAGVSPDLRKFGSYDGRDHPLDELTERQREAVRTAYEMGYYEVPRTVTTADVAAELDVDPSTIAEHLQRAERNLLGQHL, from the coding sequence ATGCGAGAAGCCCGCGTGCGGATCAGCGACCCGGCGTTCGATCGGATGGGCATCGCGGAGCTCGTCTCGCTCTCTCGCGAGGCGGGGGTGCTGGGATTCGAGGAACTCGCGTGTCACGGAACCGGTGCGATCGTGCAGGTCGCGGTGGAGACGCCGATCGACGCGGACCGACTGTCCGACCTCGAGTACGTCGACTGGTGGGAGCGGATCACCGACTCGGAGAGCGACCACCGCTACGTGATCGCGTTTACCGCACCGGAGCTCCCCGAGAGCCTCACGGAGCGGGCGGACGATCTGGTCGGCACCTGCGAGCCTGACGTGACCGATCGGGGTGCCACCCTGTCGCTGGTCGGGTCACAGGAGACGATTTCCGGAACCGTCGACGAGTACGAGACGGCCGGTGTTTCGCCGGATCTACGGAAATTCGGGTCGTACGACGGCCGCGACCACCCGTTGGACGAACTGACCGAGCGGCAACGCGAGGCGGTCCGGACGGCCTACGAAATGGGGTACTACGAGGTGCCGCGAACGGTGACGACCGCGGACGTCGCCGCCGAACTCGACGTCGATCCGTCGACGATCGCCGAGCACCTCCAGCGGGCCGAGCGAAACCTATTGGGCCAGCACCTGTGA